The window CTTTGGATAGTAGGAGCTACCAAATGGTATAGTAACTTAAAAAAACAATTAGCAGAAGATATTATCAAATTAACTATTCCCATCCGTCAACGTGTTAATGATATTCGTAATGATGATACTTATCTACGTAAAGTAACTCAAGAAGGAGCAGAAAAAGCCAAAGAAACTGCTAGAAAAACACTAAAAGAAGTAAAGCAATTGATGGGGTTCAAATCTTTTTAAGATCGACTTTTAGTTTTTACTAAAGATCTCTGTACTTTTGAAAAAGAAAAATAATCCTTTAACATTAAAGAGACAAAATGCCATGAAAACATTTATGGATGACAATTTCATTCTCCAAACAGAAATAGCTCGCCAACTTTATCACGAAAATGCTAAATCTCTTCCCATAATAGATTACCATTGTCATCTTTCACCTGAAATGATAGCTGATGACCGACAATTTGACAATTTAGGTCAAATTTGGCTAGAAGGAGACCATTATAAATGGCGAGCTATGCGTACAAATGGAATAGATGAGCGTTACATTACAGGAGAAAGTACTTCTGACTTTGAAAAGTTTGAAAAATGGGCTGAAACAGTCCCTTATACTATGCGAAATCCACTTTATCATTGGACACACTTGGAGTTAAAAACAGTATTTGGAATTAATAAGCTCTTGAACCCTAAAAGTGCTTTAGAGATCTATGAACATTGTACAGATCTACTTCGAACTCCAGCGTTTAGCACTCGCAATTTGATGGAACGCTACAACGTAGAAGTAATTTGTACTACTGACGACCCAATAGATTCGTTAGAGCATCATATCAAGTTAAAAAATGAAGGATTTAAAATTAAGGTTTTGCCTACATGGCGACCGGATAAAACTATGGAAGTAGAAAATCCATCTGACTACCGCAAGTATGTAGAAAAATTATCTACTGTTTCAGGGATTGCAATCAATTGTTTCGAGCATTTGTTAGAAGCATTAAAAGTGCGTCATGATTTTTTCGATTCCGTAGGATGCAAATTATCTGATCATGGATTAGAAATGTTCTACGCTGAGGATTATACTTTATCTAGTATCAACACAATTTTCAACAAAGTATATGACAAAGGTAATAAATTGAATAATGACGAGATAGTAAGATTCAAATCTTGTATGCTCATAGAACTAGCAAAAATGGACTGGGAAAAAAATTGGGCACAGCAGTTTCATTATGGGGCACTTCGTAACAATAATACCAAGATGTTTATGCAGATAGGGGCTGATAGTGGCTATGATTCCATAGGAGATTGGAATACAGCGAGATCCATGTCTAAATTTTTAAACTGTTTAGATAAACAAAACAAGCTAACACGGACGATCTTATATAATCTCAATCCTAATGACAATGAAATGATTGCAACAATGGTTGGCAATTTTCAAGATGGCTCAATAGCTGGGAAAATACAGTTTGGAGCAGGATGGTGGTTCTTAGACCAAAAGATGGGAATGGAAGCACAAATGAATTCTTTGTCTGTACTTGGGCTTTTGAGTCACTTTGTAGGAATGTTGACGGATTCACGCAGTTTTCTCTCTTATACTCGCCACGAATACTTCCGACGAATACTTTGCAACTTGGTAGGAAATGATGTGGAACAAGGACTATTACCTGTCTCTGAATTGTCATTTCTCGGTCAATTGGTTGAAAATATCTCTTATTACAATGCAAAAAAATATTTCGGATTTTAGATTTCAGAATCAGTGTTTTGTAAAATCATTCTAATCAAAATTATTATACATAGACATATAGATGAAAATCAACAATATTTTTAGTGTTTTTACTCCAAAAAATACAAAATTTTTCTTCTTGTTAAACGAAACAGCTATAATTTTGGATCAAGCAGGAGACCTTTTAATTAAATTATTTTCTCCTATGGACAAAGATAAAATCGGAGAAAGAAATAAAATTTGCAAATTAATCAAAGGAGAAGAATTGAAGGGTGACCGAGTGACTCACCAAATTTTCAAGACTTTAAATGAAACTTTTATCGTACCTTTCGATAGAGAAGATATCAGTACTCTCGCTGATGAAATGGACAATGCAATTGATACAATAAATCGTTCAGCACATAAAGTATTGATGTACGTTCCAGAACAATTGCCAAATTCCACTTTGCTTTTGGCAAAAATTATAAAAAAAGAAACATCCGAAATTAAAGCTGCCATAGGTAAATTGTCTAGTCTAAAAACAGATGGACAATTAATTCGCAAAAGTTACAAAGCAATTAAAGCAATGGAAAAAGAAGCAGACATGGTATATGAAAAAGGAATTGTAGATCTATTCCACAGTAAAATACGGACATTTGAAATAATGAAACTAAAAGAAATCATTCAGGAACTAGAAAAATCTACTAACAAAATCAATGATGTAGGCAAGGTTATAAAAAATATTTTTATTAAGTATACTTGAATGAATCTCCTTTTTTAACATACATAAAGGAATTATGAAAATCATGATTTGTAAATATTCTCTTTCCTAAATGACTTTATTTGTTATTATCATAATTTTGTCGCTTGTTTTTGACTTCGTCAATGGTTTTCATGATGCTGCGAATTCAATCGCCACGATTGTATCCACACGTGTCTTAACTCCATTTCAAGCTGTGCTATGGGCTGCTTCATTCAATTTTATTGCATTCTTTGTTGCTAAATACATAATAGGAGGATTTGGTATTGCTCAAACTGTAGCCAAATCGGTATTAGAAGAATTTGTTACACTACCCATTATTTTATCCGGTTTAATTGCTGCAATTATTTGGAATTTACTTACATGGATATTGGGGATCCCATCATCGTCATCTCATACATTGATTGGAGGTTTTACGGGGGCATCTATTTGTGGAGCAGGATTTCAATCTATACATGCCGGTGTAATTATTAAAATTATATCTTTCATTGTATTAGCTCCTTTGATAGGAATGATAATATCCTTTGTTATTACGGTTGGAGTATTATGGATCTCCCAAAAAACAAATACAAAAAAAACAAAAAATATATTTAAAAAATTACAATTACTTTCTTCAGGATTATTTAGCTTAGGACATGGATTAAACGACTCTCAAAAAATAATTGGAATTATTGCTACAGCTATGATTGCCATTAAACAAATAAACTCTGTTCAATCCGTACCTGATTGGGTACCTTTAGCTTGTTTTATTTCTATCGGACTCGGAACTATGATGGGAGGCTGGCGTATTGTAAAAACAATGGGGACAAAAATTACTAAAGTAACAGCATTAGAAGGAGTATGTGCCGAGACAGCTGGTGCTTTAACTTTGTTTATTACCGAAATACTAAAAATTCCTGTAAGTACCACTCATACAATAACAGGAGCAATTATGGGTGTAGGTACAGTAAAAAGGTTATCAGCTGTACGGTGGAATGTTACAATAAATTTACTTTGGGCATGGATACTTACTATACCAACAAGTGCTTTGCTGGCCAGTATAGTTTATTTATTAATTCAACTCTTTGGAATAGTATAAAATAATATTTAGTATTTAGCTATATAATGAACTATAAAAAAATATTAAGTACTGATATCCTCCGCTACACAGGAATAAGTATTGTCCGATGCTATCAGTGTGGCAAATGTTCGGCTGGTTGTCCTATGTCCGAAAATATGGATTTCACCCCTAACGTGATAATGCGCATGCTTCAAACAGAAGAAAAAGACACAGATGAACAAATTCTCGGGTCCCAATCGATATGGTTATGTACCTCATGTGAAATGTGTGTTTCTCGTTGCCCGATGGAAATCAATATTCCAAAAATAATGGATTATTTACGACAGCATTCTCTAAAAAAAGGGTTGCAAAATAAAAAAGCAAAACGAAATATTATCCCTTTCCACTGTTCGTTTTTGGATTCTATCAAACATACGGGACGTCTTAATGAAATAGGTTTGATTATGAGATATAAAATAAAGACACTCAACCTCTTACAAGATTTAGATATCGCTTTTCGTATGTTAATAAAGGGAAAGTTACCTCTGTTACCTGAAATGGTAAAGAAAAAGAAACAATTATCAACCATTTTCAAAGAAACTAAAAAATGATGCAGATAGGATTTTATCCAGGCTGTTCTCTGAAAGGAACTTCCTCCGAATATGCTCAATCTACACTTGCTTTGGCAAAAATATTTAATTTTCAATTAGTAGAAATTGAAGAATGGAATTGTTGTGGAGCAACTGCCGCCCATAATCTCAACTATAAACTTGCTGCGGCTTTACCTGCAAGAATATTAGCTTTAGCAGAAAAACAAGGATTGACAGAAATTTTAGTTCCCTGTGCAGCTTGTTGTAATCGTTTGATTACTACACAATACGAACTCAAAACTAATAAAACCTTAAGAGGTCAACTATCTCAAATGCTCCAAATGCCTATCAACAGTAATATTAAAATACTAAACATAATACAATTTATTGAAAAGTATATCGCTGAGAAAATAGAAGAAAAAATTGTCAACTCTTTTCAATATCCTGTAGTCTGTTACTATGGATGCTTACTGATCCGTCCACATGGTATTTTAAAATTCGACCGTTTGGAAGATCCCCAATCAATGGATAATCTGATGAGAAGAATAGGGGCAGCTTCTCTTAATTGGGGATACAAGACGGAATGCTGTGGAGCAGGATTCTCTGTTTCCCGTACTGATATCGTTGCCAAACTATGTGGAAAAATCATAAAAGATGCAATAGATAGAAAGGCTCAAGCAATTATCACTGCCTGCCCAATGTGTCAATCCAATTTAGATATACGTCGTTCGCATATTGATGCTTTTTTACACACAAAAACAAATATTCCAGTAATCTATATTACGCAAGCAATTGGATTAGCAATCGGAATAAAGAAAAAAGATTTGGGGTTAAGTAAATTTTTTGTAGAACCAACGTTTGTTTAATCTATTTTATGACAATGCAAAAAATCATACATTGTGCAATTCTAATTTTAGATCACCTGTTCGGTTATCCTAATAAATACGGAAATGTCTCAAGTTGAAAATTATTTAAAGAAGTTTTACAACAGTTGAAGTAATCAGTGGAATTCCCATACATTTTTATCATTCGTCCAATTTATAATGGTAAAAAAAGGAGTTCCAGATAGCCAAAAAATCTGTCAAAAACTTTAATAACAAATAAAAGTATGCATACGTTTACCTGCAAACTCAACCCAGTTGAGCAGACTCCTCCAAAATTGATAATTATTATCAGGAACTATTATAAGTAATTAGCTACAAAGCTATTGTAGAAATTTTAAATAAAAACAAAAAGGAATAATTAACAAAAAGGTGAGAATAATATCATCTGTAATTAAATGTTTTAAGATAAAAATCTATGTCAAAAATTGGAGTGTTTGTGTGTCATTGTGGTGAAAACATTGCTTCTACAGTAGACTGTGAGAAAGTGGCAACATTAGCTGCTCAATTACCGAGTGTAGTCTTCAGCATCGACTATAAATATATGTGTTCTGATCCTGGACAAAACAAAATCAAAGAGGCAATCAAAAAACATAATCTTACGGGTATAGTTGTCTCTGCTTGTTCTCCAAGGATGCATGAGTCAACTTTTCGTAAAGCCTGTTTTGAAGCAGGATTAAACCCTTACCTCTGTGAAATAGCAAATATTCGTGAACATTGTTCATGGGTACATGAACAAGAGGAAAACACCACACAAAAATCATTCCATTTAATACGGGGACTAGTAGAAAAAGTAAAAAGTAATCATCCTTTACAGCCCATTAAAATCCCAGTAAACAAAACAGCAATTGTCATTGGCGGTGGGATTGCTGGCATACAAGCATCATTAGATATTGCTAATGGAGGATATCAAGTTGTTTTAGTTGAACGAGAACCCTCTATAGGGGGACACATGGCACAACTTTCAGAAACATTTCCAACATTAGACTGCTCACAATGTATTCTTACTCCCCGTATGGTGGAGGTTGCTCAACATTCAAATATTGCACTTTATACCTATTCCGAAATAGAAAACATCGACGGTTTCATCGGAAACTTTAATGTAAAAATACGCAAAAAAGCCAAAAGTGTAAATGAGAAAATTTGCACGGGATGTGGAATTTGTTGTATTAAATGCCCAAGTAAAAAAAATCCTAGTAAATTCGAACAAGGTTTAAGCTATAGAACAGCTATTTACATCCCTTTTCCACAAGCTGTTCCTAATAAGCCAATTATAGACCGTAACGATTGTAGATTTTTCCAAACAGGGAGATGTAAAGTTTGTCAGAAGTTTTGTCCTACTGGAGCAATTGATTTTGAGCAAAAAGATGAAATAATTGAAATAAAAGCAGGTGCAATCGTAATTGCAACAGGTTTTGAAATAAAAAAGACCGACTTTTTCCCTGAATATGGATATGGAAAATATAAAGATATCATTGATGGGATGCAGTTCGAACGATTAGCTTCTGCATCAGGCCCGACTAAAGGTGAGATTCGTCGTCCATCAGATGGTAAAATTCCAAAGAAAATAGTTTTCGTTACTTGTGCTGGTTCGAGAGATCCTGCAAAAGGAATACCTTATTGCTCTAAAATATGCTGTATGTATACAGCTAAGCATGCAATGTTATATAAACATAAAGTACATGAAGGGATGTCCTATATATTTTATATGGATATTCGTGCGGCAGGGAAAAATTATGATGAATTTACCAGACGAGTTATAGAAAAAGAAGAAGCTAAATATATTCGTGGGCGCGTCTCTAGTATTTACGAAAAAAACGAAAAATTGATCGTCAAAGGTGCAGATACCTTATTAAATGGTAAACCTGTCGAAATAGAAGTGGATATGGTAGTACTGGCTACCGCAGTTATATCATGCAATGATTCTGAAGCTTTGGCTCAAAAACTTCACATTTCCTACGATTCATATAAATTCTTCGCAGAAGCACATCCTAAATTGAAGCCTGTGGAAACCAACACTGCTGGAATTTTTCTTGCAGGGTCCTGTCAGGCACCCAAAGACATTCCTGAATCGGTAGCAGCTGCTTCTGCAGCCGCAGCTAAAGTATTGTGTTTATTTTTCAATAATGAACTGATACGTGAACCGATAGTAGCTAAAATTAATCGAGTACCTCCCCCTTTGTATTCAACTTGTATGGGCTGTGAACTTTGTATAAAAATATG of the Candidatus Azobacteroides pseudotrichonymphae genomovar. CFP2 genome contains:
- a CDS encoding CoB--CoM heterodisulfide reductase iron-sulfur subunit B family protein, with amino-acid sequence MMQIGFYPGCSLKGTSSEYAQSTLALAKIFNFQLVEIEEWNCCGATAAHNLNYKLAAALPARILALAEKQGLTEILVPCAACCNRLITTQYELKTNKTLRGQLSQMLQMPINSNIKILNIIQFIEKYIAEKIEEKIVNSFQYPVVCYYGCLLIRPHGILKFDRLEDPQSMDNLMRRIGAASLNWGYKTECCGAGFSVSRTDIVAKLCGKIIKDAIDRKAQAIITACPMCQSNLDIRRSHIDAFLHTKTNIPVIYITQAIGLAIGIKKKDLGLSKFFVEPTFV
- the uxaC gene encoding glucuronate isomerase — protein: MKTFMDDNFILQTEIARQLYHENAKSLPIIDYHCHLSPEMIADDRQFDNLGQIWLEGDHYKWRAMRTNGIDERYITGESTSDFEKFEKWAETVPYTMRNPLYHWTHLELKTVFGINKLLNPKSALEIYEHCTDLLRTPAFSTRNLMERYNVEVICTTDDPIDSLEHHIKLKNEGFKIKVLPTWRPDKTMEVENPSDYRKYVEKLSTVSGIAINCFEHLLEALKVRHDFFDSVGCKLSDHGLEMFYAEDYTLSSINTIFNKVYDKGNKLNNDEIVRFKSCMLIELAKMDWEKNWAQQFHYGALRNNNTKMFMQIGADSGYDSIGDWNTARSMSKFLNCLDKQNKLTRTILYNLNPNDNEMIATMVGNFQDGSIAGKIQFGAGWWFLDQKMGMEAQMNSLSVLGLLSHFVGMLTDSRSFLSYTRHEYFRRILCNLVGNDVEQGLLPVSELSFLGQLVENISYYNAKKYFGF
- a CDS encoding inorganic phosphate transporter, whose protein sequence is MTLFVIIIILSLVFDFVNGFHDAANSIATIVSTRVLTPFQAVLWAASFNFIAFFVAKYIIGGFGIAQTVAKSVLEEFVTLPIILSGLIAAIIWNLLTWILGIPSSSSHTLIGGFTGASICGAGFQSIHAGVIIKIISFIVLAPLIGMIISFVITVGVLWISQKTNTKKTKNIFKKLQLLSSGLFSLGHGLNDSQKIIGIIATAMIAIKQINSVQSVPDWVPLACFISIGLGTMMGGWRIVKTMGTKITKVTALEGVCAETAGALTLFITEILKIPVSTTHTITGAIMGVGTVKRLSAVRWNVTINLLWAWILTIPTSALLASIVYLLIQLFGIV
- a CDS encoding DUF47 domain-containing protein — translated: MKINNIFSVFTPKNTKFFFLLNETAIILDQAGDLLIKLFSPMDKDKIGERNKICKLIKGEELKGDRVTHQIFKTLNETFIVPFDREDISTLADEMDNAIDTINRSAHKVLMYVPEQLPNSTLLLAKIIKKETSEIKAAIGKLSSLKTDGQLIRKSYKAIKAMEKEADMVYEKGIVDLFHSKIRTFEIMKLKEIIQELEKSTNKINDVGKVIKNIFIKYT
- a CDS encoding CoB--CoM heterodisulfide reductase iron-sulfur subunit A family protein is translated as MSKIGVFVCHCGENIASTVDCEKVATLAAQLPSVVFSIDYKYMCSDPGQNKIKEAIKKHNLTGIVVSACSPRMHESTFRKACFEAGLNPYLCEIANIREHCSWVHEQEENTTQKSFHLIRGLVEKVKSNHPLQPIKIPVNKTAIVIGGGIAGIQASLDIANGGYQVVLVEREPSIGGHMAQLSETFPTLDCSQCILTPRMVEVAQHSNIALYTYSEIENIDGFIGNFNVKIRKKAKSVNEKICTGCGICCIKCPSKKNPSKFEQGLSYRTAIYIPFPQAVPNKPIIDRNDCRFFQTGRCKVCQKFCPTGAIDFEQKDEIIEIKAGAIVIATGFEIKKTDFFPEYGYGKYKDIIDGMQFERLASASGPTKGEIRRPSDGKIPKKIVFVTCAGSRDPAKGIPYCSKICCMYTAKHAMLYKHKVHEGMSYIFYMDIRAAGKNYDEFTRRVIEKEEAKYIRGRVSSIYEKNEKLIVKGADTLLNGKPVEIEVDMVVLATAVISCNDSEALAQKLHISYDSYKFFAEAHPKLKPVETNTAGIFLAGSCQAPKDIPESVAAASAAAAKVLCLFFNNELIREPIVAKINRVPPPLYSTCMGCELCIKICPYQAIDKERIKNHNGQVIKTVVHINPGLCQGCGTCVAFCKSKSIDLEGYSNKQIYEEVLALLNEY
- a CDS encoding 4Fe-4S dicluster domain-containing protein — its product is MNYKKILSTDILRYTGISIVRCYQCGKCSAGCPMSENMDFTPNVIMRMLQTEEKDTDEQILGSQSIWLCTSCEMCVSRCPMEINIPKIMDYLRQHSLKKGLQNKKAKRNIIPFHCSFLDSIKHTGRLNEIGLIMRYKIKTLNLLQDLDIAFRMLIKGKLPLLPEMVKKKKQLSTIFKETKK